A single genomic interval of Malania oleifera isolate guangnan ecotype guangnan chromosome 13, ASM2987363v1, whole genome shotgun sequence harbors:
- the LOC131146913 gene encoding UDP-arabinopyranose mutase 1, which produces MAGTPATPLLKDELDIVIPTIRNLDFLEMWRPFLQPYHLIIVQDGDPSRTIKVPDGFDYELYNRNDINRILGPKSSCISFKDSACRCFGYMISKKKYIFTIDDDCFVAKDLSGKSINALEQHIKNLLTPSTPFFFNTLYDPFREGADFVRGYPFSLREGAPTAVSHGLWLNIPDYDAPTQLVKPRERNTRYVDAVLTVPKGTLFPMCGMNLGFNRDLIGPAMYFGLMGDGQPIGRYDDMWAGWCTKVICDHLGLGVKTGLPYIWHSKASNPFVNLKKEYKGIYWQEELIPFFQSINLPKDCTTVQKCYIELSKKVREKLGKVDEYFIKLADAMVTWIEAWDELNPSGGSAELPNGAAK; this is translated from the exons ATGGCTGGGACTCCGGCGACGCCTCTGCTGAAAGATGAACTGGACATAGTGATTCCGACGATTCGGAACCTTGACTTCTTGGAGATGTGGAGGCCGTTCCTCCAACCCTACCACCTTATTATTGTCCAAGACGGCGACCCTTCCAGGACCATCAAGGTCCCCGACGGCTTTGACTACGAGCTCTACAACCGCAACGACATCAACCGCATTCTCGGTCCCAAGTCCTCCTGCATCTCCTTCAAGGACTCCGCCTGCCGCTGCTTCGGCTACATGATCTCCAAGAAGAAGTACATCTTCACCATTGACGATGACTGCTTC GTTGCTAAGGATTTATCTGGAAAGAGCATTAATGCACTTGAGCAGCACATTAAGAACCTTCTGACACCATCCACCCCATTCTTCTTCAACACCCTGTACGATCCATTCCGAGAGGGTGCAGATTTCGTCCGTGGGTACCCATTTAGTCTCCGGGAGGGTGCCCCAACAGCTGTTTCTCACGGTCTTTGGCTCAACATCCCGGATTATGATGCACCTACCCAGCTTGTCAAGCCTCGTGAGAGAAATACCAG GTACGTGGATGCAGTTTTGACAGTACCAAAGGGAACCCTCTTTCCTATGTGTGGTATGAATCTGGGTTTCAACCGAGACCTAATTGGTCCTGCAATGTACTTCGGGCTCATGGGTGATGGTCAGCCAATTGGGCGCTATGACGATATGTGGGCTGGTTGGTGCACCAAG GTGATTTGTGACCATTTAGGTTTGGGAGTGAAGACTGGTCTGCCCTACATCTGGCACAGCAAAGCAAGCAACCCATTCGTGAACCTCAAGAAAGAGTACAAGGGTATCTACTGGCAAGAGGAGCTGATCCCTTTCTTCCAGTCCATTAATCTTCCAAAGGACTGCACCACCGTTCAGAAATGCTACATTGAACTCTCCAAGAAAGTCAGGGAAAAACTTGGGAAGGTTGATGAGTACTTCATCAAACTGGCAGATGCCATGGTCACATGGATTGAAGCATGGGATGAGCTCAACCCATCAGGAGGAAGTGCTGAACTACCCAATGGTGCtgcaaaatag